From a single Collibacillus ludicampi genomic region:
- a CDS encoding response regulator: MANILVVDDAAFMRMMIKDMLTKSGHHVIAEASNGNEAIEMYKNYKPDVVTLDITMPEKDGIQTLKEIKALDPDARVIMCSAMGQQQMVIEAIQAGARDFCVKPFQPERVLEAINKVLA, from the coding sequence ATGGCCAATATTTTAGTGGTTGACGATGCTGCATTCATGCGGATGATGATCAAGGATATGCTTACGAAAAGTGGACATCATGTCATCGCCGAAGCCAGCAATGGGAACGAAGCGATTGAAATGTACAAAAATTACAAACCCGATGTTGTCACACTGGATATCACGATGCCCGAAAAGGACGGCATTCAGACATTAAAGGAAATTAAAGCATTGGATCCTGATGCGCGAGTGATCATGTGTTCCGCGATGGGACAACAACAGATGGTCATCGAAGCGATTCAAGCAGGGGCCAGAGATTTCTGTGTGAAGCCGTTTCAGCCGGAACGCGTATTGGAAGCGATCAATAAAGTTTTAGCGTAG
- a CDS encoding chemotaxis protein CheA: protein MHAEYLSMFIDETREHLQAWSDGMLEIEKSKDLAVIPTIFRAAHTIKGMSMTMGFTHMGDITHHAENLLDQIRNGLLPLSASVVDALFHALDALETLLEEVEEFGEERSHDWSALLEELDRVLRQEETSENPAREEMAAASSTKTIVQTIAETAMEQGQRVYEIEIGFSEDCLMPMARWAQVRQTFDEDKLLHTDPEPAVLDAGEYNGNIRFVLASDLDAEEIANEILRVSEVKIIMFAEWQKQGNQSVRTGNLLPKERITDDEHVQYVIQQALAKGFRVYEAGVRLAPTTQMKSARMYLVFEAIGGQDHLLFTKPPMDAIEQEQLEQDVLFILWSHESIEKIRHAIESVSEIELVELREWKQENERLERSENVVKKTKQKQSAVEGKKGSTIRVDTEKLDELMNLFSELVIDKTRLEQIRGEVRHDGLQQTIDHMSRISNQLQELIMSIRMIPVESVFQRFPRMVRDTAKQLGKEIEFTISGEDTELDRTVVEEIGDPILHMLRNSIDHGIEPVEERRKRGKPDAGHIQLRAYPSGNYVFIEVEDDGGGIDREKVLRKAREKGIVDANDSLTDQQVYQLLFSSGFSTADTISDISGRGVGLDVVKAKIESLSGKVEIHSQPGKGTKFVIQLPMTLAILDGLLVKIGENPYVLPIGTIAEVTDIPEIKTVHGKPVTVWRDQVVPVEYVGEVFGGKRSEEGNLILIQKGQQKMGIVVDDLLGQQEVVLKSLDRELKKIPYFSGATILGDGTVALILDTNAFFAS, encoded by the coding sequence GTGCACGCAGAATATTTGTCCATGTTTATCGATGAAACGAGAGAACATTTGCAAGCATGGTCGGATGGGATGTTGGAAATCGAGAAATCGAAAGATTTGGCGGTCATCCCTACCATTTTTCGTGCTGCTCATACAATCAAGGGGATGTCGATGACCATGGGGTTCACCCACATGGGTGACATCACTCACCATGCGGAAAACCTGTTGGATCAGATCCGGAATGGACTTCTCCCCTTGTCTGCCTCTGTTGTCGATGCTTTGTTTCATGCATTGGATGCATTAGAAACACTTTTAGAGGAGGTTGAGGAGTTCGGAGAGGAGCGTTCGCATGACTGGAGCGCGCTTCTCGAGGAATTGGACCGCGTCTTGAGACAAGAGGAGACGTCTGAGAATCCTGCGCGTGAGGAGATGGCAGCGGCTTCCTCGACGAAAACGATCGTGCAAACGATTGCCGAAACCGCCATGGAACAGGGCCAACGCGTGTATGAAATCGAGATCGGTTTCAGCGAGGATTGCTTGATGCCGATGGCCCGCTGGGCGCAGGTAAGACAAACGTTCGATGAAGACAAACTGCTTCACACCGATCCGGAACCCGCTGTCTTGGATGCGGGGGAGTACAATGGAAATATACGCTTTGTCCTCGCTTCCGACCTGGATGCGGAAGAGATCGCAAACGAGATCCTGCGTGTATCGGAAGTCAAGATCATCATGTTCGCCGAATGGCAGAAGCAGGGGAACCAATCAGTGCGTACCGGAAATTTGCTTCCGAAAGAGCGGATCACCGATGATGAACATGTCCAATATGTGATCCAACAAGCGTTGGCGAAAGGGTTTCGGGTGTATGAGGCGGGTGTACGCCTGGCACCGACGACGCAAATGAAATCGGCCCGGATGTACTTGGTGTTCGAAGCGATCGGTGGACAGGATCATCTTCTCTTTACCAAACCGCCGATGGATGCGATCGAACAAGAACAACTCGAACAAGATGTCTTGTTTATTTTATGGTCGCACGAATCCATCGAAAAGATCCGTCACGCGATCGAATCTGTCTCCGAAATCGAACTGGTCGAATTGCGTGAATGGAAACAAGAAAATGAAAGACTGGAACGCTCGGAGAATGTGGTCAAGAAAACAAAGCAAAAACAGTCAGCAGTTGAAGGGAAAAAAGGAAGTACCATTCGTGTCGATACGGAGAAATTGGACGAATTGATGAACCTCTTCTCCGAATTGGTGATTGACAAGACACGTCTCGAGCAGATTCGCGGAGAGGTAAGGCATGACGGTCTGCAACAAACGATCGACCATATGAGCCGGATTTCCAATCAGTTACAGGAGTTGATCATGTCGATCCGCATGATTCCTGTCGAAAGCGTATTTCAACGGTTTCCGCGTATGGTGCGTGACACAGCCAAGCAACTCGGCAAAGAGATCGAATTCACGATCAGCGGCGAAGATACGGAATTGGATCGCACCGTTGTCGAAGAGATCGGCGATCCTATCTTGCACATGCTGCGCAACTCGATCGATCACGGGATCGAACCGGTTGAAGAGCGCAGAAAACGCGGCAAACCAGATGCCGGCCATATCCAATTGCGTGCCTATCCTTCCGGCAACTATGTGTTCATCGAAGTGGAGGACGACGGCGGTGGTATCGACCGTGAGAAAGTGCTGCGAAAAGCGAGGGAGAAAGGGATCGTCGATGCGAACGATTCGTTGACAGACCAACAAGTGTACCAGTTGCTCTTTTCTTCCGGGTTTTCTACGGCCGATACGATCAGCGATATCTCCGGCCGGGGGGTCGGGCTGGATGTGGTCAAAGCCAAGATCGAATCTCTGTCAGGAAAAGTAGAGATACATAGCCAACCAGGCAAAGGAACGAAATTTGTCATTCAGCTTCCGATGACATTGGCGATTCTCGACGGACTTTTGGTGAAGATCGGAGAGAATCCCTATGTACTGCCGATCGGAACGATCGCGGAAGTTACGGACATTCCCGAAATCAAAACCGTTCACGGCAAGCCAGTGACCGTTTGGCGGGATCAGGTCGTCCCGGTCGAATATGTCGGCGAAGTATTTGGCGGAAAGCGATCAGAAGAAGGAAATCTGATTCTGATACAAAAAGGGCAACAGAAAATGGGCATCGTTGTCGACGATTTGCTCGGTCAGCAAGAAGTGGTTCTGAAATCGTTGGATCGCGAATTGAAAAAAATCCCCTATTTCTCGGGAGCAACCATTTTGGGAGACGGTACGGTTGCATTGATCTTGGATACAAACGCTTTTTTTGCGTCATAG